From the genome of Vicia villosa cultivar HV-30 ecotype Madison, WI linkage group LG2, Vvil1.0, whole genome shotgun sequence, one region includes:
- the LOC131653019 gene encoding ABC transporter C family member 10-like isoform X1, with the protein MNDFWSMICGHCGDGDNGGKSFCYDLKLLKDPSSCINHVLVTCFDVFLLIMLSFIIILKSYSRSFPSTTRYSNSQLVSAIANGSLGLLHLSLGIWVLEEKIRKTHNAFPIIGWFRELFHGLTWLSVSLTVSLQIKQLSTAWLWMFSVLTFFVSGILCALFVSDSIDSGKLSREAALYVLSFPGAALLLLCTYTYNADREIGESLYAPLNDQLNEDEPVSTVTPFSEAGLFSNISFWWLNPLMKRGREKTLLDEDIPKLRELDRSESCYSSFVERLNEQKQHEPSTNSSVLWTIILCHKSEIWITGFLAFLKVLTLSSGPLLLNEFILVAEGNESFKYEGYVLVISIFFIKIIESLSQRQWYFRSRLVGVKVRSLLTAAVYKKILRLSNSARQIHSGGEIMNYMTVDAYRIGEFPFWFHQSWTTILQLGIGLVILFRTIGLATLASLAVIFLTVICNGPIAKLQHKFQNKLMVVQDKRLKASSEAMVNMKVLKLYAWETHFKNVVDSLRNAELKLLSAVQLRRAYNIFFLWTSLILASAATFFACYFLNVPLNASKVFTFVATLRLVQEPIQTISDIIAAIIQAKVAFTRIINFLDAPELQSENFKKRCFNENLRNTISIKCADFSWEDDAFKPTLRDINLEVIHGQKVAICGEVGSGKSTLLATILGEVSKTKGTIDVHGRFAYVSQAAWIQTGTVQENILFGSELDDQRYQETLQKSSLAKDLELLPYGDLTEIGERGVNLSGGQKQRIQLARALYQNADIYLLDDPFSAVDAHTAKNLFNVMRYFLLILVNVYHYFFYTKVGFETWQEYIMEGLKGKTVLLVTHQVDFLPAFDSILLMSNGAIQQAGPYHQLLISSKEFNDLVNAHKETAGSDQHESVTFSQRHSTSIKSVQASLLKQYKAPNGNQLIQQEERGEGDMGLKPYLQYLNRMKGYIVFSMASLCFLIFMVCQILQNSWMAAKVENPLVSTLQLVLVYFLIGAFSSVFMLIRCQLVVTLGLQSSKDLFSQLMNSLFRAPMSFYDSTPLGRVLSRVTSDMSIVDLDIPFSLSFAVIGTISLYSNLIVLAVVTWQVLIVAIPMVYLAIHLQRYYFASAKEVMRLNGTTKSSLANHVAETVAGAVTIRAFEEEDRSFEKNLDLIDNNASAFFHSFSSNEWLIQRLETISAVVLAATTLCLVMLPPGTFPSGIIGMALSYGLSLNSALVFAIQSQCILANHIISVERLNQYMHIQSEAEEIVKGNRPPLNWPASGTIEINDLKIRYRHGGPLVLHGITCTFKAGHKIGVVGRTGSGKSTLIGALFRLVEPAEGKIVVDGIDISSIGLHDLRSRLGIIPQDPTLFNGTVRFNLDPLSQHTDQEIWEVLGKCQLREVIQGKKEGLNSSVVEDGSNWSMGQRQLFCLGRALLRRSRILVLDEATASIDNSTDLIVQKTIRAEFADCTVITVAHRIPTVMDCTMVLAINDGKLAEYDEPMSLMKREESMFRQLVKEYWSHIQSAELR; encoded by the exons ATGAATGACTTTTGGAGCATGATTTGTGGGCACTGTGGTGATGGTGATAATGGAGGGAAATCCTTCTGTTATGatttaaaacttttgaaagaTCCTTCCTCATGCATCAACCATGTCTTGGTAACTTGCTTTGATGTGTTCCTGCTAATCATGTTGTCATTCATCATAATCTTGAAGTCTTACTCAAGATCCTTTCCGAGTACAACAAGATATTCAAACTCACAGCTAGTTTCTGCCATAGCCAATGGCTCTCTTGGTTTGTTGCATTTATCCTTGGGAATTTGGGTTTTAGAGGAAAAGATAAGAAAAACCCACAATGCCTTTCCAATTATCGGGTGGTTCCGAGAACTCTTTCATGGACTCACATGGTTATCAGTAAGTTTAACTGTAAGCCTACAGATAAAACAGCTCTCAACAGCATGGTTGTGGATGTTTTCTGTTCTCACATTCTTTGTATCTGGTATATTGTGTGCGCTATTTGTGTCTGATTCAATTGACAGCGGCAAACTGTCTCGTGAGGCAGCTTTATATGTTCTATCTTTTCCAGGAGCAGCATTACTGTTGTTATGCACATACACATACAATGCTGACAGGGAAATAGGTGAAAGTCTTTATGCTCCTCTTAATGACCAACTCAATGAAGATGAGCCTGTAAGCACTGTAACCCCATTTTCAGAAGCTGGACTCTTTAGCAATATATCATTTTGGTGGTTGAATCCTTTGATGAAAAGGGGTAGAGAGAAAACACTTCTAGACGAGGATATCCCAAAGTTAAGAGAGTTGGACCGTTCAGAAAGTTGTTATTCATCGTTTGTAGAAAGGTTAAACGAACAAAAACAACATGAACCGTCAACAAATTCGTCGGTTTTATGGACAATAATTTTGTGCCACAAGAGCGAGATTTGGATCACAGGATTCTTGGCTTTTCTCAAGGTACTCACTCTATCTTCTGGTCCTCTGCTTCTGAATGAATTTATATTGGTTGCAGAAGGTAATGAAAGTTTCAAATATGAAGGCTATGTATTAGTCATATCAATCTTCTTCATAAAGATCATAGAATCCTTATCACAAAGACAATGGTATTTCCGCAGTAGACTAGTTGGAGTGAAAGTTAGATCACTACTTACTGCAGCCGTTTATAAGAAAATTTTAAGGCTATCCAATTCTGCTAGACAGATCCATTCCGGAGGTGAGATAATGAATTATATGACAGTGGATGCTTATAGAATTGGAGAATTTCCATTCTGGTTTCACCAGAGTTGGACAACAATCCTCCAGTTAGGTATTGGTTTAGTAATTCTTTTCCGCACAATTGGACTAGCAACACTAGCATCACTGGCAGTCATATTTCTCACTGTGATTTGCAACGGTCCAATAGCGAAGTTACAACAcaagtttcaaaacaaacttaTGGTAGTACAAGATAAGAGATTAAAGGCTAGTTCTGAGGCTATGGTGAATATGAAAGTCCTGAAGCTATATGCATGGGAAACACATTTTAAAAATGTTGTAGATTCCTTAAGAAATGCGGAACTCAAATTGTTATCTGCAGTTCAATTAAGAAGAGCATACAATATATTTTTCCTTTGGACCTCATTAATATTGGCATCTGCTGCTACTTTTTTCGCATGTTACTTCTTGAATGTTCCTTTGAATGCAAGTAAAGTTTTCACTTTTGTGGCAACTTTGCGTCTTGTTCAAGAACCAATTCAAACTATCTCGGATATTATTGCAGCGATCATTCAGGCAAAAGTTGCATTTACTCGGATCATTAATTTCCTTGATGCACCAGAACTGCAGAGTGAAAACTTCAAGAAAAGGTGCTTCAATGAGAACCTCAGAAACACAATTTCAATAAAATGTGCAGATTTTTCATGGGAAGATGATGCGTTCAAGCCAACACTAAGGGACATAAATTTGGAGGTTATACATGGCCAAAAGGTGGCTATTTGTGGAGAAGTTGGTTCAGGAAAATCAACCCTCTTAGCAACAATTCTTGGAGAAGTTTCTAAAACAAAAGGAACA ATTGATGTTCATGGGAGGTTTGCATATGTTTCTCAAGCAGCATGGATACAAACAGGCACGGTAcaggaaaatattttatttggatCTGAGTTGGATGATCAAAGGTACCAAGAAACACTTCAAAAGTCTTCGTTGGCAAAAGACCTTGAGTTGTTGCCCTATGGGGACCTCACTGAAATAGGCGAGAGAGGAGTAAATTTAAGTGGAGGACAAAAGCAGCGAATTCAACTTGCTCGTGCTCTTTATCAAAATGCTGATATATATCTATTGGATGATCCGTTTAGCGCTGTTGATGCACATACTGCCAAAAATTTGTTTAATGTAATGAGATATTTTCTTCTCATACTAGTAAATGTTTACCATTATTTTTTCTATACTAAAGTTGGCTTTGAAACTTGGCAGGAATACATCATGGAAGGACTCAAAGGGAAAACAGTCTTACTCGTGACACATCAAGTCGATTTCCTCCCGGCATTTGATTCTATTTTG TTGATGTCTAATGGGGCAATCCAACAAGCTGGTCCATATCACCAATTGTTGATCTCAAGCAAAGAATTCAATGACCTTGTCAATGCTCACAAAGAGACTGCTGGTTCTGACCAGCACGAGAGTGTTACTTTTTCCCAAAGACATTCAACTTCCATAAAGAGTGTGCAAGCTTCCCTGTTAAAGCAGTATAAAGCACCAAATGGAAATCAATTAATTCAGCAAGAAGAGAGAGGGGAAGGAGACATGGGATTGAAGCCTTACTTACAATATCTAAATCGGATGAAAGGCTATATAGTATTCTCTATGGCTTCCCTTTGCttccttatttttatggtttGTCAGATATTGCAAAACTCATGGATGGCTGCCAAAGTTGAAAATCCTCTTGTCAGCACATTGCAATTGGTTCTAGTTTATTTCCTAATTGGTGCTTTTTCATCAGTTTTCATGTTAATCAGATGTCAACTTGTGGTTACTTTGGGTCTTCAATCATCAAAAGATTTATTTTCACAATTGATGAACTCCCTCTTCCGCGCACCCATGTCATTTTATGACTCTACACCGTTGGGAAGGGTACTTAGCAGG GTTACATCTGATATGAGTATTGTGGATCTTGACATTCCATTTAGCCTCAGTTTTGCTGTTATTGGCACTATATCTCTTTATTCTAATCTTATAGTTTTGGCGGTTGTCACATGGCAAGTCTTGATAGTGGCAATACCAATGGTTTATCTTGCTATTCACCTCCAG AGATACTACTTTGCCTCAGCAAAAGAAGTAATGCGGTTGAATGGCACAACAAAATCCTCTTTAGCAAATCATGTAGCCGAAACTGTTGCTGGAGCTGTAACAATAAGGGCTTTTGAAGAGGAAGATCGTTCGTTTGAGAAGAACCTTGATCTAATTGATAATAATGCTAGTGCTTTTTTTCATAGTTTTTCCTCAAACGAGTGGTTGATCCAACGGTTAGAAACAATCAGTGCGGTTGTTCTTGCCGCTACAACACTTTGCCTGGTTATGCTGCCCCCTGGAACTTTCCCCTCAG GAATTATTGGAATGGCTCTATCTTATGGCCTATCACTAAACAGTGCTTTAGTATTTGCAATTCAAAGTCAATGCATTCTTGCTAATCACATAATATCAGTAGAGAGGCTAAACCAATATATGCATATACAAAGTGAGGCCGAAGAAATAGTAAAAGGAAATCGCCCTCCTTTGAATTGGCCAGCTTCGGGCACAATAGAAATAAATGACTTGAAG ATACGATACAGACATGGCGGACCACTTGTTCTTCATGGGATCACATGCACATTTAAAGCCGGTCACAAGATTGGTGTTGTTGGCAGAACAGGCAGTGGGAAGTCCACTCTTATTGGGGCGTTATTTCGTCTTGTGGAACCAGCGGAAGGAAAAATTGTAGTTGATGGCATAGACATCTCATCTATAGGTCTTCATGATTTGAGGTCACGTCTTGGGATTATACCTCAGGATCCTACCCTTTTTAATGGGACAGTAAGATTTAACTTGGACCCTTTATCTCAACACACGGATCAAGAGATATGGGAG GTTCTTGGGAAGTGTCAATTGCGAGAAGTCATCCAAGGGAAAAAAGAAGGCTTAAACTCTTCAG TTGTTGAAGATGGATCAAATTGGAGTATGGGACAAAGGCAGTTATTCTGTTTGGGGCGTGCACTTTTGAGGAGAAGTAGGATATTAGTATTGGACGAAGCAACTGCATCAATTGATAATTCTACTGACCTGATTGTGCAGAAAACCATTAGGGCTGAGTTTGCAGATTGTACGGTGATCACAGTAGCACATAGGATACCAACTGTGATGGATTGCACTATGGTTCTTGCTATAAATGATG GAAAACTGGCGGAGTATGATGAGCCAATGAGCTTGATGAAGAGAGAAGAATCGATGTTCAGGCAGCTTGTTAAGGAATACTGGTCTCATATTCAGTCTGCAGAATTGCGTTGA
- the LOC131653019 gene encoding ABC transporter C family member 10-like isoform X2: MNDFWSMICGHCGDGDNGGKSFCYDLKLLKDPSSCINHVLVTCFDVFLLIMLSFIIILKSYSRSFPSTTRYSNSQLVSAIANGSLGLLHLSLGIWVLEEKIRKTHNAFPIIGWFRELFHGLTWLSVSLTVSLQIKQLSTAWLWMFSVLTFFVSGILCALFVSDSIDSGKLSREAALYVLSFPGAALLLLCTYTYNADREIGESLYAPLNDQLNEDEPVSTVTPFSEAGLFSNISFWWLNPLMKRGREKTLLDEDIPKLRELDRSESCYSSFVERLNEQKQHEPSTNSSVLWTIILCHKSEIWITGFLAFLKVLTLSSGPLLLNEFILVAEGNESFKYEGYVLVISIFFIKIIESLSQRQWYFRSRLVGVKVRSLLTAAVYKKILRLSNSARQIHSGGEIMNYMTVDAYRIGEFPFWFHQSWTTILQLGIGLVILFRTIGLATLASLAVIFLTVICNGPIAKLQHKFQNKLMVVQDKRLKASSEAMVNMKVLKLYAWETHFKNVVDSLRNAELKLLSAVQLRRAYNIFFLWTSLILASAATFFACYFLNVPLNASKVFTFVATLRLVQEPIQTISDIIAAIIQAKVAFTRIINFLDAPELQSENFKKRCFNENLRNTISIKCADFSWEDDAFKPTLRDINLEVIHGQKVAICGEVGSGKSTLLATILGEVSKTKGTIDVHGRFAYVSQAAWIQTGTVQENILFGSELDDQRYQETLQKSSLAKDLELLPYGDLTEIGERGVNLSGGQKQRIQLARALYQNADIYLLDDPFSAVDAHTAKNLFNEYIMEGLKGKTVLLVTHQVDFLPAFDSILLMSNGAIQQAGPYHQLLISSKEFNDLVNAHKETAGSDQHESVTFSQRHSTSIKSVQASLLKQYKAPNGNQLIQQEERGEGDMGLKPYLQYLNRMKGYIVFSMASLCFLIFMVCQILQNSWMAAKVENPLVSTLQLVLVYFLIGAFSSVFMLIRCQLVVTLGLQSSKDLFSQLMNSLFRAPMSFYDSTPLGRVLSRVTSDMSIVDLDIPFSLSFAVIGTISLYSNLIVLAVVTWQVLIVAIPMVYLAIHLQRYYFASAKEVMRLNGTTKSSLANHVAETVAGAVTIRAFEEEDRSFEKNLDLIDNNASAFFHSFSSNEWLIQRLETISAVVLAATTLCLVMLPPGTFPSGIIGMALSYGLSLNSALVFAIQSQCILANHIISVERLNQYMHIQSEAEEIVKGNRPPLNWPASGTIEINDLKIRYRHGGPLVLHGITCTFKAGHKIGVVGRTGSGKSTLIGALFRLVEPAEGKIVVDGIDISSIGLHDLRSRLGIIPQDPTLFNGTVRFNLDPLSQHTDQEIWEVLGKCQLREVIQGKKEGLNSSVVEDGSNWSMGQRQLFCLGRALLRRSRILVLDEATASIDNSTDLIVQKTIRAEFADCTVITVAHRIPTVMDCTMVLAINDGKLAEYDEPMSLMKREESMFRQLVKEYWSHIQSAELR, encoded by the exons ATGAATGACTTTTGGAGCATGATTTGTGGGCACTGTGGTGATGGTGATAATGGAGGGAAATCCTTCTGTTATGatttaaaacttttgaaagaTCCTTCCTCATGCATCAACCATGTCTTGGTAACTTGCTTTGATGTGTTCCTGCTAATCATGTTGTCATTCATCATAATCTTGAAGTCTTACTCAAGATCCTTTCCGAGTACAACAAGATATTCAAACTCACAGCTAGTTTCTGCCATAGCCAATGGCTCTCTTGGTTTGTTGCATTTATCCTTGGGAATTTGGGTTTTAGAGGAAAAGATAAGAAAAACCCACAATGCCTTTCCAATTATCGGGTGGTTCCGAGAACTCTTTCATGGACTCACATGGTTATCAGTAAGTTTAACTGTAAGCCTACAGATAAAACAGCTCTCAACAGCATGGTTGTGGATGTTTTCTGTTCTCACATTCTTTGTATCTGGTATATTGTGTGCGCTATTTGTGTCTGATTCAATTGACAGCGGCAAACTGTCTCGTGAGGCAGCTTTATATGTTCTATCTTTTCCAGGAGCAGCATTACTGTTGTTATGCACATACACATACAATGCTGACAGGGAAATAGGTGAAAGTCTTTATGCTCCTCTTAATGACCAACTCAATGAAGATGAGCCTGTAAGCACTGTAACCCCATTTTCAGAAGCTGGACTCTTTAGCAATATATCATTTTGGTGGTTGAATCCTTTGATGAAAAGGGGTAGAGAGAAAACACTTCTAGACGAGGATATCCCAAAGTTAAGAGAGTTGGACCGTTCAGAAAGTTGTTATTCATCGTTTGTAGAAAGGTTAAACGAACAAAAACAACATGAACCGTCAACAAATTCGTCGGTTTTATGGACAATAATTTTGTGCCACAAGAGCGAGATTTGGATCACAGGATTCTTGGCTTTTCTCAAGGTACTCACTCTATCTTCTGGTCCTCTGCTTCTGAATGAATTTATATTGGTTGCAGAAGGTAATGAAAGTTTCAAATATGAAGGCTATGTATTAGTCATATCAATCTTCTTCATAAAGATCATAGAATCCTTATCACAAAGACAATGGTATTTCCGCAGTAGACTAGTTGGAGTGAAAGTTAGATCACTACTTACTGCAGCCGTTTATAAGAAAATTTTAAGGCTATCCAATTCTGCTAGACAGATCCATTCCGGAGGTGAGATAATGAATTATATGACAGTGGATGCTTATAGAATTGGAGAATTTCCATTCTGGTTTCACCAGAGTTGGACAACAATCCTCCAGTTAGGTATTGGTTTAGTAATTCTTTTCCGCACAATTGGACTAGCAACACTAGCATCACTGGCAGTCATATTTCTCACTGTGATTTGCAACGGTCCAATAGCGAAGTTACAACAcaagtttcaaaacaaacttaTGGTAGTACAAGATAAGAGATTAAAGGCTAGTTCTGAGGCTATGGTGAATATGAAAGTCCTGAAGCTATATGCATGGGAAACACATTTTAAAAATGTTGTAGATTCCTTAAGAAATGCGGAACTCAAATTGTTATCTGCAGTTCAATTAAGAAGAGCATACAATATATTTTTCCTTTGGACCTCATTAATATTGGCATCTGCTGCTACTTTTTTCGCATGTTACTTCTTGAATGTTCCTTTGAATGCAAGTAAAGTTTTCACTTTTGTGGCAACTTTGCGTCTTGTTCAAGAACCAATTCAAACTATCTCGGATATTATTGCAGCGATCATTCAGGCAAAAGTTGCATTTACTCGGATCATTAATTTCCTTGATGCACCAGAACTGCAGAGTGAAAACTTCAAGAAAAGGTGCTTCAATGAGAACCTCAGAAACACAATTTCAATAAAATGTGCAGATTTTTCATGGGAAGATGATGCGTTCAAGCCAACACTAAGGGACATAAATTTGGAGGTTATACATGGCCAAAAGGTGGCTATTTGTGGAGAAGTTGGTTCAGGAAAATCAACCCTCTTAGCAACAATTCTTGGAGAAGTTTCTAAAACAAAAGGAACA ATTGATGTTCATGGGAGGTTTGCATATGTTTCTCAAGCAGCATGGATACAAACAGGCACGGTAcaggaaaatattttatttggatCTGAGTTGGATGATCAAAGGTACCAAGAAACACTTCAAAAGTCTTCGTTGGCAAAAGACCTTGAGTTGTTGCCCTATGGGGACCTCACTGAAATAGGCGAGAGAGGAGTAAATTTAAGTGGAGGACAAAAGCAGCGAATTCAACTTGCTCGTGCTCTTTATCAAAATGCTGATATATATCTATTGGATGATCCGTTTAGCGCTGTTGATGCACATACTGCCAAAAATTTGTTTAAT GAATACATCATGGAAGGACTCAAAGGGAAAACAGTCTTACTCGTGACACATCAAGTCGATTTCCTCCCGGCATTTGATTCTATTTTG TTGATGTCTAATGGGGCAATCCAACAAGCTGGTCCATATCACCAATTGTTGATCTCAAGCAAAGAATTCAATGACCTTGTCAATGCTCACAAAGAGACTGCTGGTTCTGACCAGCACGAGAGTGTTACTTTTTCCCAAAGACATTCAACTTCCATAAAGAGTGTGCAAGCTTCCCTGTTAAAGCAGTATAAAGCACCAAATGGAAATCAATTAATTCAGCAAGAAGAGAGAGGGGAAGGAGACATGGGATTGAAGCCTTACTTACAATATCTAAATCGGATGAAAGGCTATATAGTATTCTCTATGGCTTCCCTTTGCttccttatttttatggtttGTCAGATATTGCAAAACTCATGGATGGCTGCCAAAGTTGAAAATCCTCTTGTCAGCACATTGCAATTGGTTCTAGTTTATTTCCTAATTGGTGCTTTTTCATCAGTTTTCATGTTAATCAGATGTCAACTTGTGGTTACTTTGGGTCTTCAATCATCAAAAGATTTATTTTCACAATTGATGAACTCCCTCTTCCGCGCACCCATGTCATTTTATGACTCTACACCGTTGGGAAGGGTACTTAGCAGG GTTACATCTGATATGAGTATTGTGGATCTTGACATTCCATTTAGCCTCAGTTTTGCTGTTATTGGCACTATATCTCTTTATTCTAATCTTATAGTTTTGGCGGTTGTCACATGGCAAGTCTTGATAGTGGCAATACCAATGGTTTATCTTGCTATTCACCTCCAG AGATACTACTTTGCCTCAGCAAAAGAAGTAATGCGGTTGAATGGCACAACAAAATCCTCTTTAGCAAATCATGTAGCCGAAACTGTTGCTGGAGCTGTAACAATAAGGGCTTTTGAAGAGGAAGATCGTTCGTTTGAGAAGAACCTTGATCTAATTGATAATAATGCTAGTGCTTTTTTTCATAGTTTTTCCTCAAACGAGTGGTTGATCCAACGGTTAGAAACAATCAGTGCGGTTGTTCTTGCCGCTACAACACTTTGCCTGGTTATGCTGCCCCCTGGAACTTTCCCCTCAG GAATTATTGGAATGGCTCTATCTTATGGCCTATCACTAAACAGTGCTTTAGTATTTGCAATTCAAAGTCAATGCATTCTTGCTAATCACATAATATCAGTAGAGAGGCTAAACCAATATATGCATATACAAAGTGAGGCCGAAGAAATAGTAAAAGGAAATCGCCCTCCTTTGAATTGGCCAGCTTCGGGCACAATAGAAATAAATGACTTGAAG ATACGATACAGACATGGCGGACCACTTGTTCTTCATGGGATCACATGCACATTTAAAGCCGGTCACAAGATTGGTGTTGTTGGCAGAACAGGCAGTGGGAAGTCCACTCTTATTGGGGCGTTATTTCGTCTTGTGGAACCAGCGGAAGGAAAAATTGTAGTTGATGGCATAGACATCTCATCTATAGGTCTTCATGATTTGAGGTCACGTCTTGGGATTATACCTCAGGATCCTACCCTTTTTAATGGGACAGTAAGATTTAACTTGGACCCTTTATCTCAACACACGGATCAAGAGATATGGGAG GTTCTTGGGAAGTGTCAATTGCGAGAAGTCATCCAAGGGAAAAAAGAAGGCTTAAACTCTTCAG TTGTTGAAGATGGATCAAATTGGAGTATGGGACAAAGGCAGTTATTCTGTTTGGGGCGTGCACTTTTGAGGAGAAGTAGGATATTAGTATTGGACGAAGCAACTGCATCAATTGATAATTCTACTGACCTGATTGTGCAGAAAACCATTAGGGCTGAGTTTGCAGATTGTACGGTGATCACAGTAGCACATAGGATACCAACTGTGATGGATTGCACTATGGTTCTTGCTATAAATGATG GAAAACTGGCGGAGTATGATGAGCCAATGAGCTTGATGAAGAGAGAAGAATCGATGTTCAGGCAGCTTGTTAAGGAATACTGGTCTCATATTCAGTCTGCAGAATTGCGTTGA